The Bradysia coprophila strain Holo2 chromosome II, BU_Bcop_v1, whole genome shotgun sequence genome has a segment encoding these proteins:
- the LOC119072977 gene encoding putative odorant receptor 83c produces the protein MEPAELFHLCIFRWIRKLAQLVGVDLFVSNYEPNVVTYCNMSVLWLFLASCLWTIYSHEFDEKVICCSALAFNCQGIVKYFCFIKNNRSVKDMLYFCSKIYRANTAPGPNKQLLAKSVKIIVFIFKNGMVLLLTTAILALLRPGFSYIVFGKLDPILPTYLPGVDEEETYGYVMLATLHTYIAFIFVTGTAGCDLLLMTQVIHLYTMTHIFRNAVDEFNALIERNTGRTSRKKTRQFLRNLILMHIDYARFTKILKEVYSGICLIQITMSNTIMIVLLYVILMVKWFPAYFLMAVAFFQVFEFSVMGTVLQIANDNMFENICNISIVDLPIDEQKKVILMTALAQHPHNLTIGGFQSLNVETFVDSMKNTYSVGMLLVNTQVK, from the exons ATGGAACCTGCAGAGCTATTCCACCTTTGTATATTTCGGTGGATCCGCAAGCTTGCTCAGCTTGTTGGTGTGGATCTTTTCGTTAGCAACTACGAACCGAATGTAGTTACGTATTGCAACATGTCAGTACTTTGGTTATTTTTAGCGAGCTGCCTGTGGACTATTTACTCGCATGAGTTTGACGAAAAAGTCATTTGCTGTTCTGCGCTTGCTTTTAACTGTCAG GGAATTGTTAAGTACTTctgtttcataaaaaataatcgatCGGTGAAGGACATGTTGTATTTTTGCTCCAAAATTTATAGAGCGAATACAGCACCTGGCCCTAATAAACAACTACTTGCTAAGTCAGTGAAAATcatagttttcatttttaaaaacgGTATGGTCTTACTCCTCACGACTGCAATATTAGCTCTGCTGAGGCCTGGCTTTTCTTATATCGTATTTGGGAAGCTTGATCCCATTTTGCCCACCTATCTCCCAGGCGTCGATGAAGAAGAAACTTACGGATATGTTATGCTTGCAACACTTCATACGTACATTGCGTTCATATTTGTTACTGGAACCGCTGGATGTGACCTCCTCTTGATGACGCAAGTTATTCACTTGTACACTATGACACACATTTTTCGCAATGCTGTGGACGAATTCAATGCACTTATCGAGAGAAATACTGGACGTACATCGAGGAAGAAAACTCGTcagtttttaagaaatttgattttaatgcaCATTGATTATGCCAG atttacgaaaattttgaaagaagtTTACAGTGGAATATGCTTGATCCAGATAACAATGTCAAACACCATAATGATCGTTCTGTTGTACGTTATTTTAATG GTGAAGTGGTTTCCCGCATATTTCCTAATGGCAGTGGCGTTTTTCCAAGTGTTTGAATTCAGTGTAATGGGAACAGTGTTGCAAATTGcg AATGACAACATGTTTGAAAACATTTGTAATATCTCGATAGTCGATTTGCCGATTGACGAACAAAAGAAAGTCATTTTAATGACCGCACTAGCCCAACATCCACACAATTTAACAATCGGAGGATTTCAGTCACTCAATGTGGAAACGTTTGTTGAT TCGATGAAAAATACGTACTCTGTTGGTATGCTGTTAGTGAACACACAGGTGAAGTGA